One genomic region from Drosophila subpulchrella strain 33 F10 #4 breed RU33 unplaced genomic scaffold, RU_Dsub_v1.1 Primary Assembly Seq2, whole genome shotgun sequence encodes:
- the LOC119559285 gene encoding mothers against decapentaplegic homolog 6-like encodes MIFPSETKKELWRYASRNNPGPCDGAPAVPAVQPPRPPPPPHRPRPHLCSGYSCDEEEDSLAMRQQTPPPPYSAMSCAMDCSGSNSGSYCHSLSLSHHHNNNNNINNNSHPYRRLPNHKDPLSPQQPPPPSASDRCCTAPGCNCASSCDDMLIDGSDQERSRERERERERERNPVQVQQVDRRMLSATTFANMFRNCCGGASESTTSGSTPTIPITTTAHQPLNQVQSVKRRREEFDALMKQLKRKQMTELLLAIKSRVDPPTGATVASTAPTYLQCILIPCATQADPEQHVTASRLFFWAGMRSGEELKRLPVCPAAHDCIYTCCNPLHWFRILHQPESEAQPPPYQRSKMQRLRDADSEEDSQNDANSAALSTWSAQSSSISCIFKTPLLESFTTDGKDHNSKVWCQIAYWEMAHRVGEFFNARTKAVNIYTDGIVGSGGDSMCLRDLAPAGKQVQLEAVQTTRQKVGLGVTLSLENGDVWIYNRGNTPVFVDSPTLAENMDRVCKVMPGYCLKAFETIRAQLLSMEQQGHRHMGPVDYFSIKISFAKGWGPAYKRQDIMGCPCWLEVHFSHLR; translated from the exons ATGATATTCCCAAGCGAAACGAAGAAAGAACTATGGCGTTATGCGTCCAGAAACAATCCGGGTCCGTGCGATGGGGCGCCAGCAGTGCCGGCCGTCCAGCCACCACGGCCGCCGCCCCCTCCACATCGACCCCGCCCTCATCTCTGCTCCGGCTACTCCtgcgacgaggaggaggactcCTTGGCGATGCGCCAACAgacgccgccgccgccctACAGCGCCATGTCCTGCGCGATGGACTGCTCCGGCTCCAACTCCGGCTCCTATTGCCACAGTCTGAGTCTGAGCcaccaccacaacaacaacaacaacatcaacaacaacagccaCCCGTACCGCCGCCTGCCAAATCACAAGGATCCGTTGTCACCGCAACAGCCACCGCCTCCGTCAGCATCCGACCGCTGCTGTACCGCTCCTGGCTGCAATTGCGCAAGCTCCTGCGACGATATGTTGATCGACGGAAGCGATCAGGAGCGGAGTCGGGAGAGGGAACGGGAACGGGAACGGGAACGGAATCCGGTTCAGGTTCAGCAGGTGGATCGCCGGATGCTGAGTGCCACCACCTTTGCGAACATGTTTCGGAATTGCTGTGGCGGCGCCTCGGAGTCCACGACCAGTGGATCCACACCCACGATTCCAATCACCACCACCGCCCATCAGCCACTAAATCAAGTGCAGAGTGTGAAACGGAGACGCGAGGAGTTCGATGCACTGATGAAGCAGCTGAAGCGCAAGCAGATGACCGAACTCCTGCTGGCGATCAAAAGTCGCGTGGATCCGCCGACCGGCGCCACCGTCGCCTCCACCGCTCCCACCTACCTGCAGTGCATCCTGATCCCCTGCGCGACGCAAGCGGATCCGGAGCAGCATGTGACCGCCAGCCGGCTGTTCTTCTGGGCGGGAATGAGGAGCGGCGAGGAGCTGAAGCGACTGCCCGTCTGTCCCGCCGCCCACGACTGCATCTACACCTGCTGCAATCCGCTGCACTGGTTCCGCATCCTGCACCAACCCGAATCAG AAGCCCAACCGCCGCCATACCAACGCTCAAAAATGCAGAGACTGAGAGATGCAG ATTCCGAGGAAGACTCGCAGAACGATGCAAATTCGGCGGCGCTGAGCACGTGGAGTGCCCAAAGCAGCAGCATTTCGTGCATCTTCAAGACGCCTCTCCTCGAGTCGTTCACCACTGATGGAAAAG ATCACAACAGCAAGGTCTGGTGCCAAATCGCCTACTGGGAGATGGCCCACCGAGTCGGGGAGTTCTTTAACGCCAGAACGAAAGCAGTCAATATCTACACGGATGGGATCGTGGGCAGTGGGGGGGACAGCATGTGCCTACGTGACCTTGCTCCCGCAGGCAAGCAGGTCCAATTGGAGGCGGTGCAAACCACGCGGCAGAAGGTCGGATTGG GGGTCACATTGAGCCTGGAGAACGGCGATGTTTGGATCTACAACCGTGGAAATACACCCGTTTTCGTGGATTCGCCCACCCTGGCTGAAAACATGGACCGTGTGTGCAAAGTGATGCCCGGCTACTGCCTGAAGGCCTTTGAAACAATTAG ggCTCAACTGCTGAGTATGGAACAGCAAGGACATCGCCACATGGGACCCGTCGACTACTTCAGCATTAAGATCAGCTTCGCCAAGGGCTGGGGCCCCGCCTACAAAAGACAGGACATCATGGGCTGCCCCTGCTGGCTGGAGGTGCACTTCAGCCACCTGCGGTGA